AGGGCCAGGCGCGCACGTATCAACGCCACAGGCACGTCGTCGCGCGTCATAAAAAGATAGAGGTGGTTCAGGGCCGCGCCGGACAGAAAAGCCGCATCTTCAAGGGTTTCAGAACGCGTGGAGGTGACCCACCCGGGCAACCGAGGTAGCGCATCAAGGTCCCTGATGTGAACCGGTTGTGTAAAATTCATACGGAAAGCATACAACTGTGCGGCGCTTTAGGCTATTTATTAAAGAAAAAACCGCCCCAGCTTGCCGCCATGCATTATGTCCAATAAGTTTACATTATCGGACTTGGTGGAATATGCTGCTACACAGTCTCAAAATCAGCGAATTTTAAGGGGAAAGAATGGACACAGAGATCGAGAAATCGACGTCAACGCCCTCTGACAAACTTGATGCTTGCGTCGGCGAGGGCGATCAAGAGAAAAGTGATAGCATCACCTTGCCCTCGCATGTGGCTGGTTCAGGCACCGTCGATCAGCTGGTAGAAACCGCACGCAGCTATGCAAAGCAGGCGGCCTCTGAGAATACCCTGAAGGCCTATGCGAAAGACTGGGCGCACTTTACCCGCTGGTGCAGACTGAAGGGAACGGACCCTTTGCCGCCTTCACCCGAGATGATCGGGCTCTACCTCGCCAACCTGGCGGCACCCACGGGAAAGGCCCCTGCCCTCTCAGTCTCGACAATCGATCGCCGTCTTTCTGGCCTTGGCTGGAACTACACTCAGCGCGGCTTCACCCTTGATCGTAAGAACCGCCACATCGCCTCCGTGCTTGCCGGGATCAAGCGCAGGCACGCGCGACCGCCGGTTCGGAAAGAAGCAATCATGGCCGACGATATACTCGCTATGGTGGGCAGCCTTCCCTTCGATCTGCGTGGGTTGCGGGACCGCGCGATCCTGCTGTTGGGATACGCGGGGGGTCTGCGCCGATCCGAAATCGTCAGCCTCGACGTGCACAAGGACGACACGCCGGATTCTGGTGGCTGGATTAAGATCTTCGACAAAGGCGCCCTGCTCACGCTCAACGCGAAGACCGGCTGGCGCGAGGTCGAGATTGGCCGCGGCTCCAGCGATCAAACCTGCCCGGTCCAGGCGCTGGAACAATGGCTGCACTTTGCAAAGATCGACTTCGGCCCTGTCTTCGTCGGCACCTCGCGGGATGGCAAGTGCGCATCTGAAACACGCCTGAACGACAAACATGTCGCACGACTGATCAAGCGCACGGTCCTCGACGCCGGCATCCGATCCGAACTGTCCGAAAAAGAGCGCCTGGCGCTGTTTTCCGGCCATTCCTTGCGCGCCGGTCTCGCGAGCTCTGCCGAAGTCGATGAGCGCTACGTCCAAAAGCATCTTGGTCACGCCTCAGCCGAAATGACCCGCCGCTATCAGCGTCGCCGCGACCGGTTCCGCGTAAACCTGACCAAGGCTGCGGGGCTGTAATCTTCGGACCTTCGGCGCGTTTGCCAGAAATGGTCGGTAACATCTCAAGCCGGAAGAGCCGCGTTCGCATGCTTTGGCGCAACGTCTAGGCGGCGAGCCCCTGTCACACCCCGAGCGGCGCAAACAGATCTTCCAGTATCGCCTCGTCCAGCAACGGGCCAGCCTGTCCCCCATCCTTGTCGAACAAGGCGTCGACCAGCGCCTGTTTGCGCGACTGCATGTCAAGTATCTTTTCCTCTACTGTGCCTGCGGCGACCAGACGATGCACGAATACCGGTTTGTCCTGACCTATGCGATGGGTGCGGTCCATGGCCTGACGCTCCACAGCTGGGTTCCACCATGGGTCATAAAGGATCACCGTATCCGCCTCGGTCAAGGTCAGCCCAAGACCACCGGCTTTCAGGCTAAGCAGGAAAACCGGCGCAGTGCCTTTCGCGAAGCTTTCCAGTACATCGGCACGCTTTTGCGTCTGGCCCGTCAACGTCAGATGGGGGATGCCGGCGGCGGCCAGATCCGCTTCGATCAGACGCAGCATTTCAACGAATTGCGAAAACACCAGAACGCGGCGACCCTCGGCCACAAGCTCGGCCAGCAATTCACGCAATCGCGAGCGTTTGGCGCTGTTCGCCACCGCGCGCGCCGCGTCAGTCTTGACCAGCGCCGGGTCGCAGCACACCTGCCGCAGCTTGAGCAGCGCATCGAGCACGGTAATCTGCGCTGCGGCCAGACCACGGGCGCTGATCGCCTCGCGCACCCGGGCATCCATGGTGCTGCGTACGGCTTCATAAAGCGCTTGCTGCGGCTTTGGCAGCTCCACCCGTTCCAGGATTTCGGTCTTAGGAGGAAGTTCGGTTGCGACCTGCTCCTTGGTGCGACGCAGCATGAAGGGGCGCAGCCGACGGTTGAGACGCGATTGTGCGACCGCGTCACCATGCTTTTCGATCGGGGTGCGAAACAGTTTCTGAAACTCTTTTCTATACCCCAGAAGACCCGGATTCACCCAGTCGATCAGTGTCCAAGGCGTTGTCAACTTAACTCGCTGGCGCCGAGGAAATGGCCTGTTTTAGAGCGTCAGATGCTCGCGGCGCCCTTCCAAGCGTCGAAGGCTTCGATTCGATGATAGCGTGTTGCGTTTGCGGAACGGCGGCTGGCGGGAACTGAGAAACGGTTTCGGACGGCAGTGTGGCAGGCTACAAACCGTTGCAACCCGCCCGGAGAGCGAAATCCTTGCATGCAACGCTCTCGTTTTCGAAACGGTAGATGGCTGTTTTCCGCCCTGTTGTTCAAGCCCTTGTGGGAACGATGTTCGAGACCGGATGCGACTTCACGTTTGGCCGCTCCGTAGGATCGCAGCTTGTCTGTGACGATCCGTTTGGGCAAGCCAAACCGCTTGATCAGCGCCTTCAAAAGACGCTTTGCGGCACGCTTGTCGCGTCTGGATTGCAGGATTTCCTCCAGAACAAGCCCGTTCTGATCGACCGCGCGCCAGAGCCAGAACTTCCGCCCCGATATCGTTACCACAACCTCATCGAGATGCCAGATATCGCCGGGACGGGCCTGGCGTCGACGCAAATTCCGGGCAATTTGAGGGGCAAATTTCGCCGCCCAACGCCGGATCGTCTCATAGGAAACGTCGACGCCACGGTTCAGGAGCATTTCCTCGACCTCGCGTAGGGAGAGGTTGAAACGCACATAAAGCCAAACCGCGTGCGTGATGATCTCTGGCGGAAAACGGTGGCGCTTGTAGCTGACAGTCGTACTCATGCGTAGCAACTACGAAAAATATCCAACGCTGCCAACGGACCCGTGTTAACGTGACAATTCCCTTCAAGGACACTGACATCAGCCACGGTCGTCGCCGTCCAGACGATAGGCCGGACGCGGCAAGGATGGTGCAGATACACCCGCGCCATGGGCGAGTGCGTTGCGCAACATGCGCAACCGGCTCTGCGCCTGCTCGACCGCTTCCAAGTTGCGCGGATCACTCAGGAACTCCTGGATGGCAGCAGAGGCTTCTTGCAACTGAACAAGATCATCGGCTGAAAGCTTGAAGTGCATCAATTCGCGCGCCCGGCGCTGCAACTCCTGAACGACAATCTCAGAGAGCGTTTCACTGGGAAGCGCTGCTATCTGGTCATCAATGCGCTGCAATAGGTTCGTCGCCTTACGCGCGCTCTGAACGTCACGGTGACCATCATCATCACCGCGAATGATCGCCCGAACGGCAGGCAGCTTCTTGCGCGGGACCAGAGTCAATTCCAGATCAAGTACACGTGCAAGCTCGACCAGGCTGGACAGACGCAGATCGACCGCCCCGTTCTCGATCTTGGAGATGTGGCTCTGTGGAACCCCAGCCTTCGCACTGAGCGCGCGCTGAGAGAGCCCCTTGCGTTCCCGTGCGGCTTTGAGCGACTCTGCTATGTGCTCTGTTGCGTAACCCATGATCTATCTTGCTGCTTCGTTTTCCACCCATGATATGCACAAACATATCACTCGCTGAAGCAGACTTCAAGATTGATGTAGATTTCTATATCAAGAGAAGCGTGTGATATGCTTTTATACATCAAACGCCAGAGAAATCACTTGCCGAAAAAAGATCCGCTGGAAACTCGGGAGCTTCGAGGATCGAAAATCAGATGCTCTTAACAGCAGCCATGGAGCCGACGGCGTGCTCCGTGTGCAGCTTCTAAATGTACTTCCGATAGTCACTGCTGACCGTTTGCCCCGAGGGAACGTATTTCAACACGTCACCAACCTTACGGGCTGCTCGGATCGGAATCGGCAAGCGTTGGTTCATCTGGGTCGAGTTCCAGTTCACCTTCGTGAGGCTGAAAACTTCCTTCGCAATCTGTTCGATCGTGCTCTCGCTTTGCGGGTGCGGACAGAGCAACAGGGGGTTCGGGACATAGAGGCCAGGATAGGTCCCATAGTAGGGAATGCTGCCGTTGGTATAGAGCAGCCCATTGCCGTCCAGTTCAACGAAGGTGCCGCGGAGGACAGGGAAGTCGCCGTCGCGCAGCACCTTGACTGAATAGCTCTCATGAATCCAAACGAGATCGCGCAGTTCCACACCTACCTCGTCGAGCGCCTTGCCAACACCCTCGGCCTCGTCCTCGCGAAAGCGCGACGTCTTCATGACGATCACGCGTGCCGGCATCGTTCTATGGACCGACTTGTAGGCGGCCAAGGCGCTCTCGGTGAGCTTGTGAGCCTCATCGATAGTGAGGAACGGGTGGCGACCCCGCGACTCTGACTGCGCAGGACCGCCTCTAAGAATGAACCCCCTGCCCCGCTCGTCGAACATTTGCGCAGCACTGGTCCATATCTCGTCGGTTTCGGCATCCTTGAAGAAGCTGATGCCAATGTAACAGGCGGTGAACTCGCCTTCTTCCGGCAATCTGCGCCAGGGCACCTTGCCGCTGCCCTTGTAGTAGAGCGTTGTCATAAGGTTCCATGCGAGATCAGCCCGATCTTGGGTTTGGCGGTCAGAGTTCACCTTGATCTTGCGAGGGATCTTGGCATCGGGGTTGATGACATCCTCCCAGACAATCTGAATTGAGAATCTGAGATTCATCGCTCTGGCCTTGAGCAAGCCGCGGAAGTTCGGAGAGGTTTCCTTACCAGCTTTCGCCTCGGCCGCTTCGTCCTCTACGACCTCGTCATCGCGCGCCTGCTCGTTCCTCCAGACCCGTTCGATCAGCTTGACAGGGAGCGAAACCATGACCACGTCCGGCCGTTCATGATGCGCCTCCAGCTTTTCCAATTGCTCCATAACTGCATCGACGGCCATCTCCACAGCACGCGCATCGCTCGGTTCCTTGGCAATCTTCTCGAGCTGACCTTTCGTCAGCACTCCATCTTCGGCAGCCACCATTTCAAACCGGCACCGATAGGGGTTCTGGTTTCTCAACCCAGGGAAGTCCGGGTGCAGGTTCGGGTGCTTTTCGGTCTTACCCTCGAACCCATCTTCGATCGCATTCAGGAACTCGCCTGATTTTTCGACGGTCAGAGCGCTGCCAACAACGCCAACTTTGATCGCGTCCCCCAGGTTCGTTTGCAGCGGGCCCGCCTGTAGCAACCCCAATCGCGGATCAGGATGATGGTGTTGGTCACCAAATTCCAGTTCAGGCTCCGGGAAGATTTTTGTCTTGAAGTCGCTCATAGGTCGAAGCTGCCTTGTTCATTCGAGCCGGACGGCTTCTGCGCCTTCGCGCCCCACACGTCCTCCGGCACGCTCTTTGGCAGTTCGATGGAAGGCGGGTCACCAAACTTGATAATGCGATCCGTCTTGGTGTCGGGTGCCAGCAGCTCGCCGGCATCTTCAAATTCCATACCCGACAGCAATCGATGCCACATGATCACCTGGCCTCGAACTGTGCTGTTTGTGTCGAGGCGCTTCTTCCCGGACAACAAGGCATCCGGATAGTTGAGCGCGCGTTCTCCATCCGAAGTGAAGTAGTAGGATGGGTTTACGATCAGGTACCATTGGTCCGCCAAGCGTTCGAACCGGGGAAGGAATGAATGGTGCCGTACATAGTCGATGGGCCCCTCCCCCTTCGACTTCTGATAAACGCTGACGACGTCGGCCTGTGTCTTCTGCTTTGCACCAAGATAGCGAAACCTGCGCGCCACGACTCCAGGTGTTGGCAAGAAGTAGAACTGTTTTTTCTTTCGGTCCCATCCAAGCAAATCCCGAAAGTCATGGCCCAGAGTATGTCGCAACAGACCCGCAAATTTATATTGCTGATCCACTGCGTCGTGTTGTGCCAGAAAATCGGTTTCG
This Sulfitobacter sp. D7 DNA region includes the following protein-coding sequences:
- a CDS encoding argonaute/piwi family protein, whose translation is MSDFKTKIFPEPELEFGDQHHHPDPRLGLLQAGPLQTNLGDAIKVGVVGSALTVEKSGEFLNAIEDGFEGKTEKHPNLHPDFPGLRNQNPYRCRFEMVAAEDGVLTKGQLEKIAKEPSDARAVEMAVDAVMEQLEKLEAHHERPDVVMVSLPVKLIERVWRNEQARDDEVVEDEAAEAKAGKETSPNFRGLLKARAMNLRFSIQIVWEDVINPDAKIPRKIKVNSDRQTQDRADLAWNLMTTLYYKGSGKVPWRRLPEEGEFTACYIGISFFKDAETDEIWTSAAQMFDERGRGFILRGGPAQSESRGRHPFLTIDEAHKLTESALAAYKSVHRTMPARVIVMKTSRFREDEAEGVGKALDEVGVELRDLVWIHESYSVKVLRDGDFPVLRGTFVELDGNGLLYTNGSIPYYGTYPGLYVPNPLLLCPHPQSESTIEQIAKEVFSLTKVNWNSTQMNQRLPIPIRAARKVGDVLKYVPSGQTVSSDYRKYI
- a CDS encoding helix-turn-helix domain-containing protein; translation: MGYATEHIAESLKAARERKGLSQRALSAKAGVPQSHISKIENGAVDLRLSSLVELARVLDLELTLVPRKKLPAVRAIIRGDDDGHRDVQSARKATNLLQRIDDQIAALPSETLSEIVVQELQRRARELMHFKLSADDLVQLQEASAAIQEFLSDPRNLEAVEQAQSRLRMLRNALAHGAGVSAPSLPRPAYRLDGDDRG
- a CDS encoding IS6 family transposase, producing MSTTVSYKRHRFPPEIITHAVWLYVRFNLSLREVEEMLLNRGVDVSYETIRRWAAKFAPQIARNLRRRQARPGDIWHLDEVVVTISGRKFWLWRAVDQNGLVLEEILQSRRDKRAAKRLLKALIKRFGLPKRIVTDKLRSYGAAKREVASGLEHRSHKGLNNRAENSHLPFRKRERCMQGFRSPGGLQRFVACHTAVRNRFSVPASRRSANATRYHRIEAFDAWKGAASI
- a CDS encoding tyrosine-type recombinase/integrase; amino-acid sequence: MDTEIEKSTSTPSDKLDACVGEGDQEKSDSITLPSHVAGSGTVDQLVETARSYAKQAASENTLKAYAKDWAHFTRWCRLKGTDPLPPSPEMIGLYLANLAAPTGKAPALSVSTIDRRLSGLGWNYTQRGFTLDRKNRHIASVLAGIKRRHARPPVRKEAIMADDILAMVGSLPFDLRGLRDRAILLLGYAGGLRRSEIVSLDVHKDDTPDSGGWIKIFDKGALLTLNAKTGWREVEIGRGSSDQTCPVQALEQWLHFAKIDFGPVFVGTSRDGKCASETRLNDKHVARLIKRTVLDAGIRSELSEKERLALFSGHSLRAGLASSAEVDERYVQKHLGHASAEMTRRYQRRRDRFRVNLTKAAGL
- a CDS encoding DEAD/DEAH box helicase, coding for MTTPWTLIDWVNPGLLGYRKEFQKLFRTPIEKHGDAVAQSRLNRRLRPFMLRRTKEQVATELPPKTEILERVELPKPQQALYEAVRSTMDARVREAISARGLAAAQITVLDALLKLRQVCCDPALVKTDAARAVANSAKRSRLRELLAELVAEGRRVLVFSQFVEMLRLIEADLAAAGIPHLTLTGQTQKRADVLESFAKGTAPVFLLSLKAGGLGLTLTEADTVILYDPWWNPAVERQAMDRTHRIGQDKPVFVHRLVAAGTVEEKILDMQSRKQALVDALFDKDGGQAGPLLDEAILEDLFAPLGV